AAACGTCCTGGGAGAGAACAGCAAAACGCCAGCTAAGGAATGCAACATTAattggagaaaaatattcatcGATCCCTATAGAGCTTTTTCTCCAAGGGTCCGTGACGTTCCTCCCCCACATCTCCAACTCGCTTAGTGTAGCTATGCAACAACAGCACAGATAAATCCaatatttgttctgcttttaataGTCACGACAGGCAACACAATCTTAATTGATTTTATAGATGTCATGTCTATGCTTTTGTTCGAAACAAATACATACTTTAAGCATTCAGATAGATGGTTATTATAGAATTGCTCTATGTTCTGTAGAATCCCATATATATTAATTGTATATGGAAGTTACTCTTTTGTAAGTTTAACTTATGTGCAAAGACAGTGGCAGATACGCTGGTATGTTATAGACCACTTGGTATAagcaaaatatagaaaatgcaATTGACTTGAAAAGAGTTGAAATTGTTTCTTCAGTTAAACAAAACCCCAAGTTTTTACTCAGGAATGTTTCTGCAAGATGTTTCATTGGCTGCAACCAAAAGCTGCAAAAAGTACAGTGTGCCGTAAGTATTCACATTTGTCACCAGAAACAATCTATGCATAATTAATTACAGTAACATGTCACATGCACTGATGGGGTGCAGACGAACAGCCTTTCAAGGGTAATACATGTAAATGTACTTCCAATATGCATATTTGCCTAATGATCTGCAATTAATAGCATCATTTAAAATAGCCCTGTCCTCAGGAAACAGCAAGCAAACAGTGACTTCTTAGTCTGTCAGGGCTCTCTAAGCTCTCAGCCTTTTAGCAGTATTCTGTCATTAGAGAATAAAGTTCCACTTGgttttatatgtttatttatCTTTACGTTTTACACTTGCATCTCTGCCTAAATCCGGAGCCTACAGTGCTCTACTACTGAGCCTGACCACTGATGTATGCAGTCGCATTTTTAAAGTGGcactttgcagagctgcttgaTACTGTGATTCGAAGCGACTCTCCGCGAGTCTCAGCCTTCCCCCGCACCTTGGTACCACAGTCGGTACtagccgcgccgcgccgcgctctgCGCACGCAACGCGCACGGCGAGGCTGTGCTCGCTCGTCCAGGGTCCGCCCGGACAGTCTGCGCGCACGGCGCTTCTTCGGTCCTACTTCAGCTCCCCGGGAGAGCGAGGAGAGCGTTAGGGCGGCGTCTTTTGTACGAGGGCGAAGCACCGGCGCGTTTCGTGCGGGACGCCGGGTCCGGGCTCTGCGCCctcggcgggggccggcgcagccgccgccccccgcgcgcaccggcccgcggcgcggaaggcgcgggcggccgcggcgctcgcaTTTGTACCGGAGAgagcgccccggggccggccggccgcgccggcgcctcCAATGGCAGCGAGCAcaggcggcgccgcgcccgcgctATAAAagccggcgcgggcggccgccgcctcaCTCCGCGCTCCGGCAGCTGCTCCGAGCgaggggcggggaggcggcggcgccggcggagggagagcgagcgagcgagcgagcgagctcCCGCAGTGCTTCTGTGCGCTGGAACCGCTCTCTGCGCCTGACTTCCAGCATGAAAGCTTTCAGTCCTGTAAGATCTGTCCGGAAAAACAGCCTCTCGGAGCACAACCTAGGCATATCCCGGAGCAAAACCCCCGTGGACGATCCTATGAGTTTGCTGTACAACATGAATGACTGCTACTCCAAACTGAAAGAGCTAGTGCCCAGCATCCCTCAGAACAAGAAAGTGAGCAAGATGGAAATCCTGCAGCACGTCATCGACTACATTCTGGACCTGCAGATCGCCCTAGATTCACATCCCAGTATTGTCAGTCTCCATCACCAGAGACCAGGACAAAATCCTTCTTCCAGAACTCCGCTGACCACCTTAAACACAGATATCAGCATCCTGTCGTTACAGGTAAACGACCTCCCCGTAGCTACCCTGTCTCAGTCCGTTGACCTAGATACGGTATTTTAAGGCAATGTTAGAGCTGTCTTTAATGCAGGACGTGGCCGACTCCTGAGTAATGGCTACTGAAGAAACAGGGCTAGATTAAAATGTatggaaactgcagcaaatcCGCTGCTAGCCATTCTCACGGATCTCTATCCAGACGTGTCTCGAGTGGAGAACTTCACGATCTAGAGtactttttctgccttttctttttcgttttttttttttttttttttgagactgcTAAGGCATTTAacactgctgtgttttattttctccttgcagGCATCTGAATTCCCCTCAGAACTAATGTCAAATGACAGCAAAGCACTTTGTGGCTAAATCAAACGGTGAGTAAAGTGAGTCTTATTTTTAAGCTCCAGAACAACGTGCTTCCATTTAGAATGGAAAAACTGTGTTTATGAGGctgttactatttttaaaatcttcacCATAAAAGTTGATTAGGAGATGCCTTTATAACCAGCAATCCAACCATAAAAATTAGACTAGTAGGGTCTGATAGTCCAAAGTATATTTTGGTTTGTAAGGATAATTAAGCAGCAGAGACTGTTTGCTCTGATACGACTCACTACTCACTGCCAATTCTCTGGTTATCCTGTCCCTGAAATCTTAACTTCCCGGGCCAGAGAGACTGATTAAGTTGGGAATCTTGGCacaatttcttaaattttgtgATGTGGGATTGTCTACACTATCGGGTAAATAAATGACTGCTTTTAATCACATAATTGCTGTAAGAGGCAGACTGGCGCCTCTGAGCAGTGCATTTGCAGAGATCTAAATAGAGATTGGACTGAGAATCCTCTTTCTATCCTTTCCCTTGAGTGTATGTTATTTTAATGTTCAATTTGTGCTCTTGAGAGTGAGTGTGTGAGCGTGTATGTGTTGCATCTGGACGCCAGGGTTTGCCCAATCCCTGAGTGTTTGGTTAAATGTTCAAACTGTGGCTTCCTCTCTGGCGCCAGTCTGTCCGGATCTCTGCCCTGTTAGCATTCTCCTAAATACGCCTCTTTTCAATCTTTTGCAGGTGTTCCactgatgagattttttttttttttttttgcacaagaAAGTATCtacaggactttttttttttttttttttttttttttttttttgaggtgctgaattttatttttcagctgtatcTGGAGGGGGAATCCACATGTAAAAGgaccttttaaaattaataaagaagaaaaatcaagattGATCTTTATCCCCACCCCATTCTTCAACTTGGACTGAACCTAGTTATTTATGAAGAGACTCTTAAATACCCTTTCCCTAGCTGGAAGGCTTCCTTTATATACTATTCCCAACGTGGGGAGCGAAACAAAATCTCACAAGGAGTTGCCCATTTTAAGCAGACTTTGCCTTTCTTTCGAAAGGTGGAGCGTGAGTACCAGAAGGATCCAGTGTTCAGTTTTTTTTAGGAAAGTCTATGGTCAGAAATTACCTTTTTTGACACAAACCTAGGACTGAATgctgtgtatatatttatatataaatatatatatatatatatgagtgAAACCTTGTGAACTCTTTAATTAGAGTTTTCTTGTATAGTGGCAGAAATGtaaatttctgcaaaaagtgTAATGATGTACTTAATCATGCTAAACTTTTTATAAAAGTTTAGTTGTAAACTTAACcctttttatacaaaataaatcaagtGTGTTTATTGAACTGATTGCTTGCTTTATTCTTTGGGGACCAATGGTTTGTGGGTTTGatctggttttttttattacttttactCACTAAAATCATAACAGAATGTATAAGTTCATATATGTAGAGaacataaagaataaaatgatcTATAGTGAATAATAATTTTTGTAACTTGGAAAATCTTATTTGAGTATATATTCCAAACTTCTAGGTGATCTGCCTGTAAACAGTGTGAAAGGAACTAGTAAAGAATTTAGTACAGAGGGAATGCTATTGACAAAGTGtttgaaaacatacagaaaagcagTTAATCCATAGACATTCCCAAGGagtgttgactttttttttgtcctgatgGATGATTCACTTTCAGTTCTCAGTAGTGATGCCCCAGATCTGTTAATTTGTGTTTAGAATAATCACTCAGAATTAAGGGTTGTGGGTGGTTATTAGTCCCCCAACTATTAAACTTCTGTTAAAAGGCTTTGAATGCAAGAGTTGGTGATGCGTTA
The sequence above is a segment of the Rhea pennata isolate bPtePen1 chromosome 3, bPtePen1.pri, whole genome shotgun sequence genome. Coding sequences within it:
- the ID2 gene encoding DNA-binding protein inhibitor ID-2, with amino-acid sequence MKAFSPVRSVRKNSLSEHNLGISRSKTPVDDPMSLLYNMNDCYSKLKELVPSIPQNKKVSKMEILQHVIDYILDLQIALDSHPSIVSLHHQRPGQNPSSRTPLTTLNTDISILSLQASEFPSELMSNDSKALCG